The Maritimibacter sp. DP1N21-5 DNA window TGGGCCGACGACCACGCCCATTGAAAGTTGTAGCCACCGAGCCATCCAGTTACGTCGACCGCCTCACCGATCACGTAAAGGCCGGGCAGGTGCTTGGACATCATGGTCTTGGACGAGAGCCCCTCCGTGGAAATACCCCCCAACGTGACCTCTGCCGTGCGGTAGCCCTCGGACCCCGTGGGCGTCAGCACCCAGTCGCGCAGGGCGGCATCCAACGCCTTCAATCGCTCGTCCGATTGATCGGCAAGGTTGCCGGCCAGGCCAAGCTCCGGTGCGAGGTGTTCGACCAGCCGGGCCGGGAGGTGCCGCGCCAGTTCCGTTGTCAGCGCCCGGCGACCCTCGTGCTGCCGCTGATCGCGCAGGACTTCGTAGAGGTCGGTGTCGGGGATGAGGTCGATGTGCACCGCCTCGCCCTCGCGCCAGTAGGACGAGATCTGAAGGATCGCGGGACCGGACATGCCGCGATGCGTGAAGAGCACCGACTCGGCGAAGGACGCCGCTTCGTTCCACACGGTCGCGCGCGCCGCCGTGCCCGAGATCGGCGCGAAGCGGTCTCCGAAGGTGAAGGGCACGAGGGCAGGGCGCGTCTCGACAATCTCATGCCCGAACCTCGTGGCGAGGTCATAGGCAAGGCCCGTCGCGCCCATCTTGGGGATCGACTTGCCGCCGGTGGCGAGGACAAGGTTGTCGCAAGTGTAATCGCCGCGCGACGTCGCCACGGTGAAGCGGCCATCCGCATGGGTCACGCTTGTGATCTTTGTGTCCAGCTGGACCACGGCACCGGCCTTCGCCGCCTCGGTCATCAGCAAGTTGACGATCTGCGTGGACCTGTCGTCGCAGAAAAGCTGTCCCAGGGTTTTCTCGTGCCAGGCGATGCCATGACGTGCCACGAGGTCGATGAAATCCCATTGCGTGTAACGCGCCAGCGCGGATTTGTGGAAATGCTTGTTCTGGCTCAGGAAGTTGAACGGGGTCACGTCCAGGTTCGTGAAATTGCACCGCCCGCCACCGGAAATCCGCACCTTCTCGGCGGGCTTCGCGGCATGGTCGATGACCAGCGTATCGCCCCCGGAATTGGCGGCACAGAACAGTCCCGCCGCGCCTGCGCCAAGGATGATCGTGCGGTGATGGTGCGGTTTCGCCATCGCGTTCAGACCGGGGGAAGGGCGCGCTGGACCAATGCCATGCGCCCCATTCCCTTAGCCCAGCGTGACCAGCGCGTGACGCTTCTTGCCCGCCGACAGCTTGATCGGCTCCGCGAGATCCGCCTGCGTGATCATCAGCCCACCGTCGGTCACATCGGCGTCGTTCAGCTTGGCACCCTTGTCGGCGATGAGGCGTTTGGCCTCCTTGCCCGTAGCGGCAAGCCCCGAGCGCGTGATCAGCTGAACAATGGAAATCCCTTCGCCCACTTCCTCCGCCGTTATGACGAGCGTCGGCAGATCGTCCCCGACACCTCCCTTCTCGAACACTTCGCGCGCGGTGGCCTCCGCCGCCTTGGCCGCCTCGGCCCCGTGGCAAAGCGTCGTCACTTCATTGGCCAGCACGATCTTGGCATCGTTGATCTGGTTGCCCGGCAGAGCCGCAAGCCGCTCGCATTCCTCGACCGGAAGCTCGGTGTAGAGTTTGAGGAACCGGCCCACGTCCGCATCCGTCGTGTTGCGCCAGAACTGCCAGAATTCGTAGGGCGACAACATATCGGCATTGAGCCACATGGCCCCGCCTTGGCTCTTGCCCATCTTCTTGCCATCCGACGTGGTCAGCAGCGGCGAGGTCAGGCCATAGATCTCGTGATCCAGCACCCGCCGCGTGAGGTCGATCCCGTTGACGATGTTGCCCCACTGGTCCGACCCGCCCATCTGCAAGACGCAGCCGTAGCGGCGGTTCAGTTCAAGGAAGTCATAGGCCTGCAGGATCATGTAGTTGAATTCTAGGAACGACAGCGACTGCTCGCGGTCGAGGCGTGATTTCACGCTCTCGAAGGACAGCATCCGGTTCACGCTGAAATGCCGCCCGATGTCGCGCAGGAACTCGAGGTAATTCAGGTCGTCGAGCCATTCGGCGTTGTTGAGCATCAAGGCGTCAGTCGGCGCTTCACCGTAAGTCAGGTATTTCGCAAACACCTGCTTCATCCCGGCGATATTCGCGTCGATCTGCTCCGGTCCCAGCAGGGGCCGCTCGTCCGACCGGAAACTCGGGTCGCCCACTTTCGTGGTGCCCCCGCCCATCAGGGTGATCGGCTTGTGCCCGGTTTTCTGCAACCAACGCAGCATCATGATGTTGAGCAGATGGCCCACGTGCAGCGACTTGGCCGTCGCGTCATAACCGATATAGGCGGTCACCACCCCGTTCACCAAAGCCTCGTCGAGCGCCTGATAATCGGTGCAGTCGGCCAGGTAGCCGCGCTCGATCATCACACGCATGAAGTCCGATTTCGGATGGTAGGTCATGGGCAATCCGTCCATTGTCTGGCGTTCGAGGGCTTTCTATAAGCCGCAAGAGGGCAGAGGAAAAGCCATGAAGACAAAGGGTCCGATCTGGGCGCTGGGCGCAATGTCCGGCACGTCGCTCGACGGCGTCGATGCGGCGATGCTGCAGACCGATGGACAGCGGGTCTTCGCCTTCGGCGACAGCGTCTATCAGGCCTACTCCGACAACGAAGCCTCGGTGCTGCGCGCTGCCCTCGGCCACTGGCCCGGCGAAGAGGGCGTCGCGGCCGCAGCCGAGGTCACCCTGAGCGCCCACCGCAATCTCCTTGCACGCTTCGACGGCGTCGACCTTGTGGGGTTCCACGGACAGACCCTCACCCATGATCCGCGCGGCAAAGGCACCCATCAGGCCGGCGACGGGCAGGCGCTCGCCGATGCCCTGAACCGACCCGTGGTCTGGGATTTCCGTTCCGCCGATGTGGCGCTCGGGGGCGAGGGCGCGCCGCTCGCCCCTTTCTACCACTTCGCCCTGGCCAAATGGATCGGCGCGCGCGAACCGCTCGCTTTCCTGAACCTCGGCGGTGTGGGGAACATCACTTGGATCGAGCCGAAACATGAACGGCCCGAAGATGACGGGGCGCTCCTGGCCTTCGACACCGGTCCGGCCAATGCGCCGATCAACGACCTCCTCCAGACCCGCCTGCGCCAGCCCTTCGACAAGGATGGCGCTCTCGCGATCAGGGGCACATCTGACGAACGCATCGTCGCCCGGTTCCTCGACCATCCCTATTTCCTGCGCATACCGCCCAAGTCCCTCGACCGCGACACCTTCGTAGGCCTTCTGGCCTCCGTCGCGGATCTTCCGGATGCCGATGCGGCTGCAACGCTCACCGCCTGCGCCGCCGGGGCCGTCGCCCGTGGCATGGAGCATTGCCCAAGCCCGCCCGAGCGTGTGCTCGTCTGCGGAGGAGGGCGCCGGAACCCGGCGCTCATGGCGGAACTCACGAAGCGCCTCGACCGGCCCGTCGTGCCGGTTGAAACGGTCGGCCTCGACGGTGACATGCTCGAAGCCCAGGCCTTTGCCTTCCTTGCCGTCCGCGTCGCGCGCGGCCTGCCGACCTCTTGCCCCGCGACAACCGGCGTCGCGGCTAATGTGGGCGGCGGCATCCTCAGCCAACCGCGTCCCTAGCTTCTCTGGTCCATAAGTATCCTGGGGGGTTTGGGGGGCTAGCCCCCCAACACGGTCGGATTTCGGCGCAGCCGAAATTCGAAGCCGGACCTCAGCGCGCCGCCACCAACCGCGCCAAGGCACAGAACGGTTCCAGACCGATTTCCTCGGCCCGGGCCGTCGGCTTGATCCCGGCCTCTTCCAGAAGCCCCTCGACGTCACCGCCCAGCCCCTTCAACGACGCGCGCAGCATCTTGCGCCGTTGCTGAAATGCCATCGCCGTCACGCGCGACAGAACACCCGCATCCGCCGGGAACCGTGGCTCGGGCAGGGCGACGAGGTGCACCACCGCCGAATGCACCTTGGGTGGTGGCGTGAAGGCCTCCGGCGGCAATTCCATCACGATCCGGGCGTCGGTGCGCCACTGCGACAGGATCGCCAGACGGCCGTAGGTCTTGGACCCCGGCGTGGCCACGATCCGGTTCGCGACCTCGCGCTGGAACATGAGCGTGAGGCTCTCCCAGGCAGGGGGCCAGACCTTGGGCGTGAGCCATCGGGTCAGAAGCTCGGTCCCCACGTTGTAGGGCAGGTTCGCCACGATCCGGATCGGTGGCGTGAGATGGGCCAGCGGGTCGATCTCGAGCGCGTCGGCGTTCACGACCTCGAGCCGGCCGGGGTAATGCGCGGCGATTTCTGCAAGTGCACCCATCGCGCGCGCGTCTTTCTCCACCGCGAGCACCTTGCGCGCCCCTTCCGCGAGCAGCCCGCGCGTGAGCCCGCCCGGCCCGGGGCCGACCTCCAGCACATCGCAGGCAGAGAGGTCTCCCGCCTGTCGCGCGATCTTGGCGGTCAGGTTCAGGTCGAGCAGGAAGTTCTGGCCGAGCGACTTCTTCGCGGTAAGCTCATGAGCCGCGATCACCTGCCTGAGCGGGGGCAGCCCGTCGAGCGCCGTCATGACGCGGCCTTGGCGGACATGTCGCGCGCCATGCGCAACGCGGCCATGAAGCTCGTCGGGTCGGCGCGTCCGGTGCCCGCGATGTCGAAGGCCGTGCCATGATCGGGCGATGTGCGCACGAAGGGCAGTCCGAGCGTCACGTTGACCCCGCCCGCGAAGTCGATGGTCTTGATCGGCACGAGGGCCTGGTCGTGATACATGCAGATCGCCACGTCATAGCCTTCCCGCGCCTTCGCGTGGAACATGGTGTCGGCGGGCAATGGGCCGACGAGCGCAAGCCCTTCGGCGCGAAGATCGGCGATGAGCGGCGCGATCATCTCGATCTCCTCGCGTCCCATCGCCCCGCCTTCGCCGGCATGCGGGTTGAGCCCGGCAATCGCGATGCGGGGATTGCGGAAGCCCTGTTCGCGAAGCGCCGCATGCGTGATCCTGATCGTCGTGGCGAGGCCCTGCCGCGTCAACGCCGATGGCACTTCGGCCAGCGGGATGTGGATCGTCGCGGGCACCACGCGAAGCTCGGGACAGGCCAGCATCATCACCACGTCGTCGACCCCGGCGAGATGGGCGAGATATTCGGTATGGCCCGGAAAGGTGAAGCCGGCGCCGTCCTTCAGCGCCTTCTTGTGGATCGGGGCCGTGACGAGCGCTGAAGCCGCGCCCGACAAAGCGAGGGTCACGCCTTCGCGGATCGCGTCGATCACATGCCGGGCATGGGGGGGCTGCGCCTCGCCCGGGGTGCGGGCCGGTCCGAAATCACGGTGAAAGACGGGCACGCCCGAGGACATCGCCGTTGCCGCCTCGTCCGGGTGGGCGATCCGGACGACGGGGCCGTCGATGTGGCGGGCGTCGCCGATGACGAAGAAATCGACCTCGCCGGCCAGCCGCTCCCATCCGCGGGAAATGATTTCGGGACCGATGCCGGCAGGTTCACCGATCGACACGGCGATGGGTTTGACCGACATCGGAGGTCAGAAATACTCGACCCGCGCCTGTGCACGCAGATCGGCCAGCAGGTCGTTGGCAAGCGCCCCCACACGCTGATTGCGCAGCGCGTCAGCGACCTGTGCACGGCTCACGCTGTCGGGCACCGCATTGCGACGGTTGCAGAGCATGAGAAACACAAGGGCGTTGCCGGAAGAGGTCGTGAGCGCGGTGGAAACCTCGCCGGGGTCGAGCTTGCTCAACTCGCCGCGATAGGCGGCGGGAACCGACCCTTCCGGCAATTCCTCGCGGACAAGTTGATCGGCAGGCAGGCCGCGGGCGATCGGGTAGAGGTCGTCGCAGATGTCGACCTCGGTCCGGATCCTCGCGGCTTCGGCCATGGTCGCCTCGGTGCGCCCGCCCGGAATGAGGAAAGCGGCGTATTCGAGCAGCGTGCCCACGTTCGTCGAGGTGATGGTTTCGCGGTCGCGCACATAATAGACCGCCACGCCAAGCTCGGGGATCATGACCGGGCGCGAGGTATTGCCCTCGGTGGTGTTTCGCAGCGCGGATTGCGCTTCGGGGGGCAGGGCGAGGATATCCATCCAGTCGCGTTCGCCCTTCGCGAGCCGCGAGCCGACGACGGAAAAGCGTGTCGCGGCTTCGGCGAACTCGGCTGGGTCCGAGATCTGGGCGAGCCGTTCGGCGCGCAGCATGGAGGCTTTCTCGCTCTCGGGCGAGGAGGCCGGCAGGATGATCTCGGTCAGGAGGAGTTTCACACCTGGCTGGGGTTCGGCTTCGGCATAGGCGCGGTCGATCTCGCTCTCGGTGATCTGCTGGCCGGCCGACAGGAACCGGGTCCGGGCAACTTCGCGCCAGAGGATGCCGGCGCGGGTGAAATCGCGGAACGTCTCGAACGAGATGCCGGCCTGCGCGAGGAACTCGGTCATCTGCTCGATGTCCAGATTGCCGCGTGCCGCGAATTCGAGCATGCCCTCGGCGATCTGTTCTTCCGTGACGGCAACGCCAAGACGCTCGGCTTCGGCCAGTTGCAGCTTTTCATTGATCAACTGCTCGCGCGCCAGTTCGCGTACATCGCCGGGCGCGCGCAGGAGGGTCAGGAAGGCCGTTCTCTGGCTCAGTTCGTAGGCGGTGATCATGTCGTCATTGACCTTGATCACCGGCGCGTACTGACCCTGTGCGAAGAGGGGGGTGGACATGGTCGCGACGCCGCCCAGAAGGACAGTACCGACCACCAGACCATGGCGCAGGCCCCTGGAGAGAACTGAGAAAAGGCCAGCGCCTTTAGGTCCCCGGTTTGCCTCGTCCGTGCTCACCCGTCCGCTTTCGATTGGTTGGTTCATGCCGCCCACCGTACTTACGATCTGTTCGTCGATCCGTTTCGGAAGGCAGAAGCCTCCCCCCATTGGCGGGCACATTAATCGGGATTTCAGGGTCATGCGAGGGGGAATCTTGATGGTTTTTCGGCTTTTGGCTCAACGTCGCGCACGATCCGGTGTTGTCGGGGCCGATTTCCACCACATCTGGCACGGTTTTTGCGTACCATGGTGAACTGGCGCCGATGACGCGGGCCCGGTGCGAGTCGCAGGGTCTTTGGATGAGCGTCTTTCCGGCTTCCTCGGGCCGAGTGGTTGCGGCCAACTTTGCAAGGTGGTTACCTGTCGACGAAACGCACCCTGCCGTGCCAATGCATTCGGCCCGCAGGCGTATTACAGGAGCCTTCATGACCGACGTGATCAGACCCGCCTTCACCGAACTCGACCTCGAGGCAATCGGGGGCCTCAAGGGACGTGTCGTCGTCCTGTCCGAAGGCGGCACGAAGATGGACAAGGGCGCGCGCCGGGTGAACCGCCTCATGCGGGGGGCACTTGCCCGCTGCGTGGAAAGCGAGGCCTTCGACAAGCTGAAGCCGGGCCAGTCCACGACGCTGTCCTATCCGGGCGGGATGGACGCGAAATCGGTCGAGGTGATCAAGATTGCGCCGAAGATGACGCCGGAGATTGCCCGCAAGGTGGGCGGTACGATCGGCAAGGTCCTGACCGGGGAAGAGGTCACGCTGCTGGGCGGTTCGGAGCGTCTCCTGGATCAGGTCGCGCTTGCCGCGACCCTGCGCGCCTATGCCTTCAACGCGCACAAGACCGGAGAGGCGGCCGAAGTGAAGCCCGCGTCGCTGACCGTCATGGTCAATTCGACAGACGCCTATGCCGCCTCGGTCGACGGGATCGTCGCTGTGGCAGAAGGCGTCTTCCTGACGCGCGATCTGGTCAACGAACCCGCGAACATCCTGACCACGACCGAATTCGCCGACCGCGCCAAGGCGCTGGAAGAGCTGGGCGTGAAGGTCGAGGTTCTGGAGGAAGCTGATCTCGAGAAGCTCGGCATGCGCGCGTTGCTCGGCGTGGGGCAGGGGTCTGAAAGCCCCTCGAAGGTGGTCGTGATGCAATGGAACGGTGGCGAGGCTGGGACCAAGCCCCTTGCTCTGGTCGGCAAGGGCGTCGTCTTCGACACCGGCGGGATCAGCATCAAGCCGGCCGGCGGGATGGAAGACATGACCATGGATATGGGCGGCGCGGGCGTCGTCACCGGGGTCATGAAGCTGCTCGCCAGTCGAAAGGCCAAGGCCAATGTCGTGGGACTCATCGGTCTGGTCGAGAACATGCCCGACGGCAAGGCACAGCGACCGGGCGATATCGTGACCACCATGAAGGGCGACAAGGTCGAGGTGATCAACACGGATGCCGAGGGACGCATGGTCCTGTGCGATGTGCTCTGGTATGCGCAGGAGCGGTTCGAGCCCGTGGGGATCGTCGACCTCGCCACGCTGACCGGGGCCTGCATCATCGCGCTGGGTCACGAGAATGCCGGGGTCTTTTCCAACGATGACGACTTCTGCAAGACCTTCCTGAAGGCCGCCGAAACCGAAGAAGAAGGCGCCTGGCGGCTTCCGCTTGGGGCAGGTTACGACAAGGCGCTCGAGAGCACCAAGGCCGACTTCAAGCATGTCGGCGGGCGTCCTGCGGGGGCGACGACGGCGGCGCAGTTCCTGCAACGCTTCATCAAGGACGGCACCCCCTGGATCCACCTCGATATTGCCGGTGTCGCCGATCTGAAGACGGCCACCACGCTTGCGCCCAAGGGGGCAACGGGCTGGGGCGTGCGGGCGCTCAACCGCATGATCGCGGACACCTACGAGGGATAGGCGCAGGTGGGCGAGGCATACTTCTACCACCTGACCGCGACGCCGATCGAAGCGACCTTGCCAACGCTCCTGTCCCGCGCGCTTGGCGCGGGCTGGCGCGTGGTGGTGCGCGGAACCGATGAGGGCCGGCTGCGCTGGCTCGACGACCGGCTTTGGGAGGGTGAGGGGTTCTTGCCGCACGGGACCTCGTCAGCCCCCCACGCCGCGGATCAGCCGGTGCTTCTGACGACGGAGGAGGTCGCGGTTGCCCCGAACGGCGCGCGTTGCCTCGTCAGCATCGACGGCGCCGACCTTGCCGCGTCCGACATCACCGCGTCCGAGCGGGCGATGATCCTCTTCGACGGCAACGACGACAGGGCCACCGAGCGTGCCCGCGAACAGTGGCGCAGTCTCACCGGGGCCGGGGTCAAGGCGAAATACTGGTCGCAGGAGACGGGCGCCTGGGCCCTGAAAGCGGAGAGTAAGTGAACTGAACCATTGGGCGTGTCCTGCGTTGGTCCCTGGGAGGACAGACGATGCCCAAAGACAGTTCACAGGGAAATTCCAGCCAGAAATCAGTGCTCTACCGCATGGTGATGCCTGAACATGTTTGCCCCTTCGGGCTCAAGTCCAAGGACCTGCTCGAGCGGAACGGCTACGAGGTCGAGGACCACTGGCTCGAAACCCGGGAGGAAACCGATGCCTTCATGGCGCGTCACG harbors:
- a CDS encoding NAD(P)/FAD-dependent oxidoreductase, producing the protein MAKPHHHRTIILGAGAAGLFCAANSGGDTLVIDHAAKPAEKVRISGGGRCNFTNLDVTPFNFLSQNKHFHKSALARYTQWDFIDLVARHGIAWHEKTLGQLFCDDRSTQIVNLLMTEAAKAGAVVQLDTKITSVTHADGRFTVATSRGDYTCDNLVLATGGKSIPKMGATGLAYDLATRFGHEIVETRPALVPFTFGDRFAPISGTAARATVWNEAASFAESVLFTHRGMSGPAILQISSYWREGEAVHIDLIPDTDLYEVLRDQRQHEGRRALTTELARHLPARLVEHLAPELGLAGNLADQSDERLKALDAALRDWVLTPTGSEGYRTAEVTLGGISTEGLSSKTMMSKHLPGLYVIGEAVDVTGWLGGYNFQWAWSSAHAAGTTIARGLAL
- the tyrS gene encoding tyrosine--tRNA ligase, coding for MTYHPKSDFMRVMIERGYLADCTDYQALDEALVNGVVTAYIGYDATAKSLHVGHLLNIMMLRWLQKTGHKPITLMGGGTTKVGDPSFRSDERPLLGPEQIDANIAGMKQVFAKYLTYGEAPTDALMLNNAEWLDDLNYLEFLRDIGRHFSVNRMLSFESVKSRLDREQSLSFLEFNYMILQAYDFLELNRRYGCVLQMGGSDQWGNIVNGIDLTRRVLDHEIYGLTSPLLTTSDGKKMGKSQGGAMWLNADMLSPYEFWQFWRNTTDADVGRFLKLYTELPVEECERLAALPGNQINDAKIVLANEVTTLCHGAEAAKAAEATAREVFEKGGVGDDLPTLVITAEEVGEGISIVQLITRSGLAATGKEAKRLIADKGAKLNDADVTDGGLMITQADLAEPIKLSAGKKRHALVTLG
- a CDS encoding anhydro-N-acetylmuramic acid kinase gives rise to the protein MKTKGPIWALGAMSGTSLDGVDAAMLQTDGQRVFAFGDSVYQAYSDNEASVLRAALGHWPGEEGVAAAAEVTLSAHRNLLARFDGVDLVGFHGQTLTHDPRGKGTHQAGDGQALADALNRPVVWDFRSADVALGGEGAPLAPFYHFALAKWIGAREPLAFLNLGGVGNITWIEPKHERPEDDGALLAFDTGPANAPINDLLQTRLRQPFDKDGALAIRGTSDERIVARFLDHPYFLRIPPKSLDRDTFVGLLASVADLPDADAAATLTACAAGAVARGMEHCPSPPERVLVCGGGRRNPALMAELTKRLDRPVVPVETVGLDGDMLEAQAFAFLAVRVARGLPTSCPATTGVAANVGGGILSQPRP
- the rsmA gene encoding 16S rRNA (adenine(1518)-N(6)/adenine(1519)-N(6))-dimethyltransferase RsmA, coding for MTALDGLPPLRQVIAAHELTAKKSLGQNFLLDLNLTAKIARQAGDLSACDVLEVGPGPGGLTRGLLAEGARKVLAVEKDARAMGALAEIAAHYPGRLEVVNADALEIDPLAHLTPPIRIVANLPYNVGTELLTRWLTPKVWPPAWESLTLMFQREVANRIVATPGSKTYGRLAILSQWRTDARIVMELPPEAFTPPPKVHSAVVHLVALPEPRFPADAGVLSRVTAMAFQQRRKMLRASLKGLGGDVEGLLEEAGIKPTARAEEIGLEPFCALARLVAAR
- the pdxA gene encoding 4-hydroxythreonine-4-phosphate dehydrogenase PdxA — encoded protein: MSVKPIAVSIGEPAGIGPEIISRGWERLAGEVDFFVIGDARHIDGPVVRIAHPDEAATAMSSGVPVFHRDFGPARTPGEAQPPHARHVIDAIREGVTLALSGAASALVTAPIHKKALKDGAGFTFPGHTEYLAHLAGVDDVVMMLACPELRVVPATIHIPLAEVPSALTRQGLATTIRITHAALREQGFRNPRIAIAGLNPHAGEGGAMGREEIEMIAPLIADLRAEGLALVGPLPADTMFHAKAREGYDVAICMYHDQALVPIKTIDFAGGVNVTLGLPFVRTSPDHGTAFDIAGTGRADPTSFMAALRMARDMSAKAAS
- a CDS encoding peptidylprolyl isomerase; its protein translation is MNQPIESGRVSTDEANRGPKGAGLFSVLSRGLRHGLVVGTVLLGGVATMSTPLFAQGQYAPVIKVNDDMITAYELSQRTAFLTLLRAPGDVRELAREQLINEKLQLAEAERLGVAVTEEQIAEGMLEFAARGNLDIEQMTEFLAQAGISFETFRDFTRAGILWREVARTRFLSAGQQITESEIDRAYAEAEPQPGVKLLLTEIILPASSPESEKASMLRAERLAQISDPAEFAEAATRFSVVGSRLAKGERDWMDILALPPEAQSALRNTTEGNTSRPVMIPELGVAVYYVRDRETITSTNVGTLLEYAAFLIPGGRTEATMAEAARIRTEVDICDDLYPIARGLPADQLVREELPEGSVPAAYRGELSKLDPGEVSTALTTSSGNALVFLMLCNRRNAVPDSVSRAQVADALRNQRVGALANDLLADLRAQARVEYF
- a CDS encoding leucyl aminopeptidase, with the translated sequence MTDVIRPAFTELDLEAIGGLKGRVVVLSEGGTKMDKGARRVNRLMRGALARCVESEAFDKLKPGQSTTLSYPGGMDAKSVEVIKIAPKMTPEIARKVGGTIGKVLTGEEVTLLGGSERLLDQVALAATLRAYAFNAHKTGEAAEVKPASLTVMVNSTDAYAASVDGIVAVAEGVFLTRDLVNEPANILTTTEFADRAKALEELGVKVEVLEEADLEKLGMRALLGVGQGSESPSKVVVMQWNGGEAGTKPLALVGKGVVFDTGGISIKPAGGMEDMTMDMGGAGVVTGVMKLLASRKAKANVVGLIGLVENMPDGKAQRPGDIVTTMKGDKVEVINTDAEGRMVLCDVLWYAQERFEPVGIVDLATLTGACIIALGHENAGVFSNDDDFCKTFLKAAETEEEGAWRLPLGAGYDKALESTKADFKHVGGRPAGATTAAQFLQRFIKDGTPWIHLDIAGVADLKTATTLAPKGATGWGVRALNRMIADTYEG
- a CDS encoding DNA polymerase III subunit chi; translation: MGEAYFYHLTATPIEATLPTLLSRALGAGWRVVVRGTDEGRLRWLDDRLWEGEGFLPHGTSSAPHAADQPVLLTTEEVAVAPNGARCLVSIDGADLAASDITASERAMILFDGNDDRATERAREQWRSLTGAGVKAKYWSQETGAWALKAESK